Proteins encoded by one window of Rhodamnia argentea isolate NSW1041297 chromosome 6, ASM2092103v1, whole genome shotgun sequence:
- the LOC115734421 gene encoding photosystem I subunit O, with amino-acid sequence MAASMATSSIIGLGSSSLPSPRKASLVSDFVRSPVTARNPLKLVRASGGRFTCFQRDWLRADYSVIGFGLIGWLAPSSVPLINGKSLTGLFFESIGAELAHFPTGPPLTSPFWLWLVTWHLGLFLCLTFGQIGFKGRTEDYF; translated from the exons ATGGCAGCAAGCATGGCTACATCAAGCATTATCGGCCTCGGCTCCTCGTCCTTGCCTTCGCCTAGGAAGGCCTCCCTTGTCTCAG ACTTTGTGAGATCTCCGGTGACTGCGAGGAACCCATTGAAGCTGGTTCGTGCCTCAGGAGGAAGGTTCACGTG CTTCCAGAGAGACTGGTTGCGCGCCGACTACAGCGTGATCGGTTTCGGGCTGATCGGGTGGCTCGCGCCCTCCAGTGTCCCGCTGATCAACGGCAAAAGCCTGACTGGGCTCTTCTTCGAAAGCATCGGGGCCGAGCTCGCGCACTTCCCCACAGGTCCCCCGCTCACTTCCCCATTCTG GTTGTGGCTGGTCACATGGCACCTGGGTCTGTTCTTGTGCCTCACGTTCGGTCAAATCGGCTTCAAGGGGAGGACCGAGGAC